The following coding sequences lie in one Heyndrickxia oleronia genomic window:
- a CDS encoding helix-turn-helix transcriptional regulator: MIFVEERKMVMKLDRLLAITMVLINQRRVQAQELADMFEVSVRTIYRDIETLNQAGIPIVTYQGQNGGIGLIDGFRMDKNVLTRDELSAISTALKSISTSYQDEHASTILEKIKGLSDSQQPPETIFVDFSPWGGNPLLKGKITSLKRAIEGSLCVQFFYSNNLGEKSYRDVEPHTIVLKGQSWYLYGFCLHRREFRLFKIPRMKDLVLSDKTFCRKEVQVDQSPWDKAWYNPKNVIQLTITFQEKHQSIMEEMFGIENVTRDENGRLLVHTEMPEDEGMYSFLLSFSDRIEVLEPLHVRKKLKDLLKNMIDKYLDDNY; this comes from the coding sequence ATGATTTTTGTAGAAGAAAGGAAAATGGTCATGAAATTAGATAGGCTCTTAGCGATTACAATGGTTTTGATCAATCAACGGAGAGTGCAGGCACAAGAGCTAGCAGACATGTTTGAAGTGTCGGTACGAACCATCTATCGTGATATTGAGACACTTAATCAAGCGGGAATCCCAATAGTGACTTATCAAGGGCAAAATGGTGGCATTGGGTTAATTGATGGTTTTAGAATGGATAAAAATGTTTTAACAAGAGATGAATTATCCGCTATTTCTACTGCATTAAAAAGTATTTCTACCTCCTATCAAGATGAACATGCATCAACCATACTGGAAAAAATTAAAGGATTGTCTGACTCCCAACAGCCGCCAGAAACTATTTTTGTAGATTTTAGTCCTTGGGGTGGAAATCCATTGTTAAAGGGAAAAATCACAAGCTTAAAACGGGCAATCGAAGGCTCTTTATGTGTACAATTTTTCTATTCAAATAATTTAGGAGAGAAATCTTATCGGGATGTAGAACCACATACGATTGTTTTGAAAGGCCAATCTTGGTATTTATACGGTTTTTGTTTACATAGAAGAGAATTTAGATTATTTAAGATTCCGAGAATGAAAGATTTGGTATTAAGTGACAAGACATTTTGTAGAAAGGAAGTGCAAGTTGATCAATCTCCTTGGGATAAAGCTTGGTACAATCCAAAAAACGTGATACAGCTTACAATAACCTTTCAAGAAAAACACCAATCCATTATGGAAGAGATGTTTGGAATTGAAAATGTGACAAGGGATGAAAATGGGAGACTCCTTGTCCATACAGAAATGCCTGAGGATGAAGGGATGTACAGTTTTTTACTTAGCTTTTCGGATCGCATTGAAGTACTTGAGCCCTTACATGTAAGGAAAAAACTAAAAGACCTGCTAAAAAACATGATAGATAAATACTTGGATGATAATTATTGA